A genomic stretch from Deltaproteobacteria bacterium includes:
- a CDS encoding pyridoxine 5'-phosphate synthase encodes MELQINNRQNLIDQAEIRKICRQILDSWETPEGEVSLLFVEDREMARYNRKYLDRKGPTNVLAFPMKEGLYPEVSPLLWGDVVISTETALREAGEAGISLADRIRFLLIHGLLHLMGYDHEGSRYEARRMEAKTEEIINRIEVNKKEERSMQVPRLAVNVDHVATVRQARKINEPDPVIAAGIAELAGAEGIIVHLREDRRHIQDRDLFILKETIKTKLNLEMAAAEEIIRIALKVRPPMVTLVPEKRQELTTEGGLDVRGQQKSLKETVRRLHKGKIAVSLFVDADPAQIRASSEIGADIIELHTGHYAEAKKESEAMRLFERIVNGAQLGVQLGMKVSAGHGLNYTNIKRFQGLEEIEEYSIGHSIIARAIYVGLDLAVRDMVALVEQL; translated from the coding sequence ATGGAACTACAGATAAACAATCGACAGAATTTGATAGACCAGGCCGAGATCCGGAAAATCTGCCGCCAGATCTTAGACTCCTGGGAAACCCCTGAGGGGGAAGTCAGCCTTCTTTTTGTCGAAGACCGGGAAATGGCCCGGTATAACCGGAAGTACCTCGACAGGAAAGGCCCGACCAATGTCCTGGCCTTTCCCATGAAAGAAGGCCTCTATCCGGAGGTGAGTCCCCTTCTCTGGGGAGATGTGGTCATTTCCACCGAAACCGCCCTGAGAGAGGCTGGGGAAGCAGGGATTTCCCTGGCCGACCGGATCCGCTTTTTGCTGATCCATGGTCTTTTACATCTGATGGGCTATGATCACGAAGGCTCCCGGTACGAGGCCCGAAGGATGGAGGCCAAAACCGAAGAAATAATCAACCGTATCGAGGTGAATAAAAAGGAGGAAAGAAGCATGCAAGTTCCCCGTTTGGCCGTTAATGTGGATCACGTGGCTACGGTCCGCCAGGCCAGAAAGATTAATGAACCCGACCCGGTCATAGCCGCCGGCATAGCCGAACTGGCCGGGGCCGAAGGGATTATCGTTCACCTGCGCGAGGATCGGAGGCATATTCAGGATCGCGATCTTTTCATATTGAAAGAAACCATCAAAACCAAATTGAATTTGGAAATGGCCGCAGCCGAAGAAATCATAAGGATCGCCCTGAAAGTCCGTCCTCCGATGGTTACCCTCGTCCCGGAAAAGAGACAGGAGTTGACCACCGAAGGGGGACTCGACGTTCGGGGACAGCAGAAAAGCCTGAAAGAAACGGTCCGCCGGTTGCACAAGGGGAAGATAGCCGTAAGCCTGTTTGTGGATGCCGATCCGGCTCAGATCCGGGCCTCCAGTGAAATAGGGGCTGACATTATCGAACTCCATACCGGTCATTATGCCGAGGCCAAAAAAGAATCCGAGGCCATGCGGCTTTTTGAGCGCATTGTAAATGGCGCCCAGTTGGGTGTTCAACTGGGGATGAAGGTCAGCGCCGGACACGGGCTTAATTACACCAATATTAAACGGTTTCAGGGTCTGGAAGAAATCGAGGAATACAGCATCGGCCATAGTATCATAGCCCGGGCAATCTATGTGGGGTTGGACCTGGCTGTGCGCGACATGGTAGCCCTGGTGGAACAATTATAA
- the bioD gene encoding dethiobiotin synthase has translation MKTNQFKTAGGLFITGTDTGVGKTVVAAGLIKAFKRQGMEVGYFKPVASGAVRTPRGLIAPDVDFVRKTTGIDDPLDRINPVCLVPPLAPLTAAEITRTDWKLRTIIQKFQLLQKRYPFLVVEGVGGILVPLKKKVLVIDLIEKLRLPTLVVARPSLGTINHTLMTLFLLKQRGLPVLGFLFNGRKGRPGLAEKTAPAVISGISGVPYWGSLPFDSRVSETAFNLGSMPGKLAGLLPENFLVRPHTPWRR, from the coding sequence ATGAAAACCAATCAATTTAAAACCGCCGGCGGTCTTTTCATCACCGGCACGGATACCGGTGTTGGCAAGACTGTGGTGGCGGCCGGTTTAATCAAGGCCTTTAAAAGGCAGGGAATGGAGGTCGGCTATTTCAAACCGGTGGCCAGCGGGGCCGTTAGAACCCCTCGGGGGCTTATAGCCCCGGATGTGGATTTCGTCCGAAAAACCACCGGTATAGATGATCCCCTTGATCGGATCAACCCGGTCTGCCTGGTGCCACCCCTGGCTCCGCTGACAGCAGCAGAAATAACCCGGACTGACTGGAAGCTCCGGACGATCATTCAAAAATTTCAACTCCTTCAAAAACGATATCCCTTCCTGGTTGTCGAAGGGGTGGGCGGGATATTGGTTCCCTTGAAAAAAAAGGTTCTGGTGATCGACCTGATTGAAAAATTGCGGTTGCCGACGCTGGTGGTGGCCAGACCGTCATTAGGGACCATCAATCATACCCTGATGACCCTTTTTCTATTAAAGCAAAGGGGCCTGCCGGTCCTTGGATTTCTTTTTAATGGCCGGAAAGGAAGGCCCGGACTGGCGGAGAAGACGGCCCCGGCGGTGATTTCCGGGATTTCCGGTGTGCCTTATTGGGGGAGCCTGCCTTTTGATTCCAGGGTCTCTGAAACAGCCTTTAATCTTGGCTCCATGCCCGGGAAGCTGGCCGGCTTACTACCCGAAAATTTCCTGGTCCGGCCTCATACTCCATGGAGGCGTTAA